Sequence from the Prosthecobacter debontii genome:
CGCAGCCAGACTGACCCCTGGTATATGGTCCAGTACAGCGGAGATGCCAAACCGCGTGTTCTGCCCCCGAGTTATCCGAGTGGTTATGACAATCTCTTCAGAACCCTTTACATCAACGTAGCCAACCCGTCTCTCAAGCACCTGCGCATCTCCAACAATGGTTCGGCGATGGATCAGATCGTCTTCGTGGGGCAGACAACTGCGGCAGAGTATGAGGCTGCGGGAGCACTGTCTCCCGTCATCATCCTGCTGGAGAATACCGGTTCGAAATGGGCTAAAAACATCGCTTTCGAACACGATAACAACCGCCGCATTATCCTGGGGGTGAAGGACGAGTATTCGCTGACTTCCAAGAAAAAAGAACAGCCGCATCAGATGGATCTGAGTTGGGCAGGTTCGCCCATTCTCGGGCAGGACACACGCTGGCGCATGACGTTTATCAATGAAGGTCATGCGGTCTTTGTCGGACTGCCTGATAATACCGTCCGTGTGATCAACTGGATCGGCGGCGTCATGACGAACTGGTCCTTCTGGAGAGACATCAAGACTGCCCCCCGAGCAGAGCGATTGATCTTCAGATCGGATGGCTCCATGCCCACGCTGCCCATCGTGGGGCTAAGTTATGCCACTCTCCTGCCACGGGATGTCTGGCTCGAGGCCTTCTTTCTGCCTGATCCACCACCGCCTTGATGAAAACCTCTTTTCAACGTTTATGTCGCCGAGGTTACACTCTTATCGAAGTGCTGGCCGCCGGTGCTGTCGTGTCTGTGGGGATGGCGGCGGCCGTGAGTTTGACGAGCTCTCTCATGCTCCAGGAAGAGTTGGCTTGGCGCACGGCCATCACGCGCAACTATCAGGAAAACACGATGCGGCTTTGGCAGCTCGGCCTGAGTCCTTCCTTCAGCAAGGAAGTCACTAACATCACTGCGGTGATGCCCCGCCAGAGCTACAGCCCGAAGCTGAATGAAGCCATCAATGGCGAACCCTATCTGATGGAGATGGGAAAGACGACCGTGGAAGGCCTGGGCACCTTGCAGCTCGCGACTATTCAGGCCTCTGTCAATGTCTCCAGTGACGCAACGAAGGAGATTCAAGGTAGTTCTTTTAGCCTGAATGGATATCGCCCTCTCTTGCCTATCAATCTGCGGACCAGCGCCGCCAATCCCTAACGCCCCCTCCCGGTCATGCTCAAAAAGGTCACGATTACCAACGTCAATACCGGACACAAAAGTGTGTCTCTGGTGGATACCGACACGCATGAAAAAGCCCTGATCGGTTCAGGCATCGCACCGAATGAAACGGCGGCGATCGAGGATATCACTGGTGCGGATGAAAAGATTCAGAGACTGACTTCGCCCAAGGGGGGCACGGAGGATTGCGGAGCTTTCTTTTCGGGCTTGGGGCGATGCTTGGAGCGAAACATCAGCATGACCAAGAGTCTCAAGCTCCAGGTCAATCGCGTGACCTCGGCTCGCTATAAAGGGATGATCGCTGAGGTGATCTATGCCATTTCCATGGGGGAGAAGTTTAGTGATGCGATGTCTCGCTTCCGCGACTTGTTTTCAGAGGACATCCTCTCCCTGATCGTCGCTGGTGAGGAAGCTGGTCAGCTCGCACGCGTGTGCAAGCGTATCGGGGTAGCGAAGAAAAAATCGTCTAAGACATTGAAGAAGCTCAAGGGAGCGCTCATTTACCCGGCAGTCGTCGTCGTTTTAGGGGTGGTTGTCGTGATCGTCATGAGCTTCACGCTCGTGCCTGCCATGTCAAAGCTGTTCACCAGCTTCAATAC
This genomic interval carries:
- a CDS encoding type IV pilus modification PilV family protein, whose amino-acid sequence is MKTSFQRLCRRGYTLIEVLAAGAVVSVGMAAAVSLTSSLMLQEELAWRTAITRNYQENTMRLWQLGLSPSFSKEVTNITAVMPRQSYSPKLNEAINGEPYLMEMGKTTVEGLGTLQLATIQASVNVSSDATKEIQGSSFSLNGYRPLLPINLRTSAANP